TTGTTCTTGCACCaggccttttcttttcttctgagttCTCGTTTGGCAGATCTAATAGAGTCATTGTACCATTGATtctgatgttttgggttttttattgctttattaatagtggggtttatcttgtctgaAATTGTTTTAGTAATGTTGAGCCAGGAGGTTGTGGCATTTTCAGCGCTGGATAGGTCAATGTTTTTTAGTTCAGGTAGTAGTTTTTCTAGCAGCACTTCCATATTGAATGGCAGACGGTATGTGATCAACATAGGTGAGGTATTCTCTGATGTAAGTTTTGCGTTGTGAGTCAGGTATGACTGGATTAATGAGTATTAATGACCAGGGTATTTTTGTTATGTTTGtgtggtgtgtggtgtgtgggCCAGAAGTCTGTGTTAATAAAGACAAGGTCtaaggtgtgacctgctttatgagttgggccATCGATAATTTGTTTTAATCCGAGTTGTTAGAGCGTCTGTTATTGTTGTACAtatgggagagtgggggagggtgtCCATGTGggtgttgaagtctcctaaaatgatgAGGGGTTTGTTTAGGGTTAGGTTGGTCATAAGGAATTCGATTAGTGGGGAGCAATTTCGGTCTagagaaccggggggggggggggcagtatactagacagatttgtagttttggtgaGGCAAATAATGCAATATCCAGGGGTGAACAGATGTTGGATGGGACTAATATCATCTGTAGGTTTGCTTTGATGATTAACATTagtccttcccctttcttttttggtttggggATTGAGAAAGTTATGTATGTAGGGTTATTGATTTGGTTAATTAAGACAGAGTCCatgttttttatccatgtttccgtgattgctatgaaatctggttttgAGTTGTTGAGTAGGTCATTGAATATGGGAATTTACTATGGAATGGGCATTGATGAGTATGAATGATAGAATTATGTAGTTGCTATAGAGCTTGATGTTGTTGTGAGGAGTATAAGTGTGGCTGTActcactttttgttttttgttttttctgtgtttCTTTCGGTGGTGCTTCCGTGTTTTGGTCCATTTTGGTGCCGCTTCCATAGTATGCTGGAATCTGGGAGCTTGTCATTCCTGATAGGTTGTGGCAAGGAGAGCGGTAGGGGTATAGGTTGTGCACTAAgtttgcatgaaggggtgcacaaaggggagtgcccctttgtcgcgccccttcggcatgCAATACACGGTGCATGACGCTTGGTGGTCGCATCTCAGTTAACGGTCCGGTGTTTGAAGTGATGacatcggggaggggggggggggcctcccgaTCGCAGACATCATGCCTCtcattggtttttgttttttcaggctCTTATTTGGCAAACTCCACCTTTCTCGGCCAGCAGTATGTCCATTGCCATCCTTTTATTCATGATCACTTCAACAAGTAAGACAGATTTTATTGAAATCCTGCCAGTTGTTTGCTGGTTTCATTGTCTATCTGGTTTCTTGTGAAGGAGGGATTTTTTACAAATACTTCCAGCTCATAGGCTCATATAGGGACAGATTTCAAAAAAGTACTTTTGTTCACGtgaccggcacaaacaaaagtatgccgaattttaatagatatgcatgtagctgcatgtatcttttaaaatcctgggtcggcgcatgcaaggctgtacaaaatcggcagcctgcatacgctgagccgcgcagcctgcctccgttccctccaaggccgctccgaaatcggagcggccttggagggaactttccttctgcctcctcccaccttcccctccctttccctacctaacccacccccgaccctaactaattcccccctacctttattccaaaagttacgcctgccgtcTGCCAGTGCGCCATGTTCTGGTataggggctggtccggaggctatggccatgcccccaggccggaaccatgcccgcttccccgccccggaacacccctgatgACGCGCCAGCCGCGACActcccccaacacgcccccccccccaggaaagccccgggacttacgcgcatcctggggctttgcgcgtgcctgCAGCCtaagcgtgcgcagggggagcttggggcaggttttaggggggtatgcgcgtatcttacgtgcatagccttttgaaaatctgccccataatgtggTGTCATTCAAAATGTGCATTTTAAACTTAATTATGAATGGTATAATCAGCACTTTTGCTAATCAGAGTGACCAGGAACCATATCCTAAAAGAAGACAGAAAGCCAATAAAGCTTTTTAAGGAGCTCTTTCATTAATGTTTTGAATAAATAATCTTTTTCTGATAGAAGACATTGTGTGCTCTTTCCCGGATCTGCTTTGTCTTTACACTGTAAATAATGGGATTTAGCATGGGTGGGATCAGGAGGTAGAAACTGGAGAGTGTTATGTGAATATACGGTGCAACATTCTTCCCATATCTATGTGTCAGGGAAGAGAAAAATCCAGGTACATAACTTATGCAAATTACACATATATGTGAAGTGCAGGTGTTGAAGGCTTTGTAGCGGGCTTCCTTTGTTGGTAGTCTTAAGACCGTTCTGAGGATCATCAGGTATGACAGGGCAATAAACAACATATCCAACACTATCACCAAAGTAATTATACTCAGTCCATATACATTATTAATTGTTGTGTCACCACAGACCAACTTCACTACTGCCATGTGTTCACAGTATGAGTGATGTATAACATTGGTTTTACAGCATGGTAACCTTTTAATCAGGAAAGGCAACGGAAATATGACCAATACACCCCTCCCTATGACCAGAAGTCCTATTTTCAATATGACTGCATTGGTTAGGATTGATGCGTATCTCAAGGGATCACATATTGCAATGTAGCGATCAAAGGCCATGGCGGCCAGGATCCCGGATTCCACAGTGGTCAAAGAATGAATAAAGAACATCTGGACTAGACAGGTGTTACAA
This sequence is a window from Rhinatrema bivittatum chromosome 5, aRhiBiv1.1, whole genome shotgun sequence. Protein-coding genes within it:
- the LOC115091660 gene encoding olfactory receptor 52K1-like; this encodes MLTSNDCNFSFSVFNLTGIPGLESWHHLISVPFCLVYTVALLVNGSILFIIKSEESLHSPMYLFLFMLAINDLFLPSCILPKMLSIFWFNAQEIHCNTCLVQMFFIHSLTTVESGILAAMAFDRYIAICDPLRYASILTNAVILKIGLLVIGRGVLVIFPLPFLIKRLPCCKTNVIHHSYCEHMAVVKLVCGDTTINNVYGLSIITLVIVLDMLFIALSYLMILRTVLRLPTKEARYKAFNTCTSHICVICISYVPGFFSSLTHRYGKNVAPYIHITLSSFYLLIPPMLNPIIYSVKTKQIRERAHNVFYQKKIIYSKH